In a genomic window of Rhopalosiphum maidis isolate BTI-1 chromosome 4, ASM367621v3, whole genome shotgun sequence:
- the LOC113560500 gene encoding sn1-specific diacylglycerol lipase beta, with the protein MPSMQMFGRRWLAGTDDLVFPGLLELLMRGIWLTLMSCVLCRYYQWTFNCFTGGLLVRVYLIGIVVMHSIIILLVMVLVNRSAQGAIYDTKARHIVPHLLVAKIILLLPEIALNVLGTIWTYTNCIQCDNEHFTSTVVEIGVLFNWVMLGGLIFVLAMVLDPVGSLKLQEGANGNVDIDMVLHRKVTRIWVRRFRWFFCWLIRDEHSHEAFSQAAGLMSSMFRNTDIVPSDFIAGFVLLRVKQKRESREQRRLALLAEQRYNCTSIVNECFTGKPNWMCLKKARHYLQLSVAIYGWPFLIYRYCITGLFKMMPKFFCCACFRTKPTVVKEDNCCLCNFAAIRYMSKLHSKDILFASFVNHIFELPFFVTVDHETSSIVIAIRGSLSMRDIFTDLTAIVEKLDAHGVPSDSYAHKGMLCSAKYIKKELEDHNVIEKAYTNFPEYNLVITGHSLGAGTAVLLAFYMRPLYPNLKVYAFATPAGLLSREAARIAEEFTLSVGVGDDMVMHMTIDNVEDLRTNMLQVLQSCRLPKYRVFLNGFGYALFGVPSRDLESTWRHRTTSEMRNSPLLSTHSPVLSMITQNDGFPTDTISNHHLVPTTSSYPNEQPISISSTYNELAARRYSKIRLYTPGHILHITKKKKSKEQKKADKKSGTNSNEYNYEMRWATPEDFKELRVMPRMLLDHLPENVLKTIDNVLEEQRTEIGFDLAQLTMI; encoded by the exons ATGCCGTCTATGCAAATGTTTGGACGTAGATGGCTTGCCGGTACAGACGATTTGGTGTTTCCAGGATTATTGGAACTTTTAATGCGGGGAATATG gCTGACATTGATGAGTTGTGTATTGTGCCGCTACTACCAATGGACATTCAATTGTTTTACTGGTGGCCTGTTGGTCCGAGTTTACTTGATTGGGATAGTAGTAATGCATTCCATAATCATTCTGCTTGTAATGGTTTTAGTGAATCGGAGTGCTCAGGGTGCTATATACGATACAAAAGCTAGACATATCGTTCCACATCTATTAGTTGCTAA gattATTTTACTCTTACCTGAGATTGCATTAAATGTACTCGGAACTATATGGacctatacaaattgtatacaatgtgATAATGAACATTTTACGAGTACCGTAGtggaaa TTGGAGTACTATTCAATTGGGTTATGCTGGGAGGTTTGATATTCGTTCTAGCCATGGTGTTAGATCCAGTTGGGTCATTAAAACTTCAAGAAGGAGCCAATGGTAATGTAGATATAGATATGGTGTTACACCGAAAAGTCACCCGTATTTGGGTGAGGCGTTTCAGATGGTTCTTTTGTTGGTTGATTAGAGATGAACATTCGCATGAAGCGTTTTCTCAAGCAGCCG gattGATGAGTTCTATGTTTAGAAATACAGATATTGTGCCATCCGACTTTATTGCTGGGTTTGTGTTATTGAGAGTAAAACAAAAGCGTGAGTCTAGAGAACAAAGAAGACTTGCACTCTTAGCTGAGCAAAGATACAATTGTACCTCTA TTGTAAATGAATGTTTTACTGGAAAACCAAATTGGATGTGTCTTAAAAAAGCTAGACATTACTTACAATTATCTGTTGCTATTTATGGTTGGCCATTCTTGATTTATCGTTATTGTATAAcaggattatttaaaatgatgccGAAGTTTTTTTGCTGCGCTTGCTTtag AACTAAACCAACTGTGGTCAAAGAGGATAACTGCTGTCTATGTAACTTTGCAGCAATTCGATACATGTCAAAATTACAttctaaagatattttatttgcttcATTTGTCAACCATATATTTGAACTACCGTTTTTTGTAACTGTTGATCATGAAACCAGTAGTATAGTAATCGCTATTAGAGGATCATTGTCAATGCGAGATATATTTACTGATCTGACTGCCATAGTAGAAAAATTAGATGCTCATGGTGTTCCATCCGACAGCtat GCTCATAAAGGAATGTTATGCAGCgcaaagtatattaaaaaagaattagAAGATCATAATGTTATAGAAAAGGCATATACCAATTTTCCAGAGTACAATCTTGTAATCACAG GACATAGCTTAGGTGCGGGTACTGCAGTGCTCTTAGCATTTTATATGAGACCGCTCTATCCTAATCTCAAAGTATATGCCTTTGCTACACCAG CTGGATTGTTGAGTCGGGAAGCAGCGCGAATAGCTGAAGAGTTCACTTTATCTGTAGGTGTTGGTGACGATATGGTTATGCACATGACAATCGACAATGTTGAAGATTTACGAACAAACATGTTACAAGTACTACAATCATGTAGATTGCCAAaa taccGAGTATTTCTAAATGGCTTTGGATATGCATTATTTGGCGTACCATCAAGGGATCTTGAATCAACATGGCGCCATCGGACTACTTCAGAAATGCGTAATTCTCCTCTATTGTCTACACATTCACCTGTTCTGTCTATGATTACACAGAATGATGGCTTTCCAACTGATACCATTAGTAATCATCATCTAGTCCCTACAACATCATCATATCCTAATGAACAACCAATTTCTATTTCATCtacttataat GAATTAGCAGCCAGAAGGTACTCAAAAATTCGTTTATATACTCCAGGGCATATACTCCACataactaagaaaaaaaaaagcaaagaACAGAAAAAAGCAGATAA aaAATCTGGAACAAAcagtaatgaatataattatgaaatgcGATGGGCCACACCTGAAGATTTTAAAGAACTAAGAGTAATGCCCCGTATGCTATTGGATCATTTaccagaaaatgttttaaaaactattgacaATGTGCTCGAAGAACAAAGAACAGAAATCGGATTTGATTTAGCTCAATTAACTATGATCTAA